The Capsicum annuum cultivar UCD-10X-F1 chromosome 1, UCD10Xv1.1, whole genome shotgun sequence sequence TGTTGAGTTTAACTATGAATTGTGCCTTGTGGATAGTGTGACCCCTTTTGGTGTTGAGTTGGATCTTGAATTGTGTTTGATAAATAGTGTGACCCCTTTTTGGTGTTTAGTTGAATTATAATCTGTGTTTGATGAATAGTGTGACCTCTTTTGGTGATGACGAGTTGGGGCTCATTATGACAACTTAAGCCTTTTTAGGTAatgagttgaattatgatttgTGTTTGATGAATGATGTGACCCTTTTTGGtgttgagttgaattatgaattgcGTGATCCTTTTTGGTGATAAGTTGAATTATAAATTGCGTGACCCTTTTGGGTGATGAGTTGAATTATGCATTGTGTTTGATGAATAGTGTTACCCCTTTTGATGTTATGTTGAATTATGATTTGTGTCTGATGAATAGTGTGACCCCttttgctggtgggaggtggtagGTATCCTGTGGAGTTAGTCGAGGTGCGTCCAAACTAGTGTGATACCTTTTGGTGTTGAGTTTAGTTATGAATTCTGTGACCCCTTTTGGGTGATGAGTTGAATTATAAATGGTGTGACCCCTTTTGGGCTatgagttgaattatgatttgTTTTTGATGAATAGTGTGACCCTTTTTGGTGTTGAGTTGAATTATGGTTTGTGTATGATCAatagtcactctatgaagatatgggagagagtggtcgaggtgaggctgagacggatagtgtctatttcggaaaaccagttcggatttatgcccggccgctcgacgacggaggcaatccacctggtacggaggttggtggagcagtatagggagaggaagaaggatctgcacatggtgttcatcgacctggaaaaggcgtacgacaaagtccccagggaagtgctttggagatgcttggaggtgagtggagtaccgcagacATATATCAGagtgattaaggatatgtatgagggagcgaaaacccaggtgaggacggcgggaggagactcagagcatttcaatgtcctgacaggattgcatcagggatctactcttagtccctttttgtttgcgttagtaatggatgtgttgacgcggcgtatccaaggggaggtgccgtggtgtatgctttttgcagacgatgtagtcctgatagatgagactcgagggggtgtgaatgacaaattagagttgtggaggcaaactctggagtctaaagggttcagggtgagcagaaccaagacagagtatgtggaatgtaagtttaatgacgtgaggcgggagaatgaggtaggagtgacgctagaagcacaggaggtagggaagagggataagttcaagtatctcgggtccgtgatccagagtaacggtgagattgacgaggatgtctcgcaccgtactggggcgggatggatgaagtggaaactcgcatcgggggtgctgtgtgataagaaggtgccgcccaagcttaaaggcaaattctataggatggtagtccgtccggccttgctgtatggagcggagtgttggccagttaagaactcccacatccaaaaaatgaaggtggcagaaatgcggatgttgcgctggatgtgtggactgacccgaggggatagagttcggaatgagactatccgggagaaggttggtgtgacttcagtggagtgtaagatgcgggaagcacgattgagatggttcggacacgtgaagaggaggggcatggatgccccggtccgtaggtgtgagaggctagcgttggatggttttagacggggaaggggtagaccgaagaagtactggggtgaggtgattaggcgggacatggaacagttacagctcaccgaggacatgaccctagataggaaggtctggaagatgcgaattacggcagaggattagggccagttcgggtcgctagtgtagggaattgattggtgggggtgtattcctgttatgattccgtattcagtgttttgtgttccgtgttccatgtttattacgaatctgtgtgctttcctctgctttatattcctgcattcctgctttactctgttttatattccttatgggtgccgtatctatgttatgtcatctgcttctgtgctgtactatgtgtttgtgtgatatctcgtgacttgagccgggagccgggggtctttcggaaacagcctttctacttcatcagaggtagaggtatggactgcgtacatcttaccccccccagaccccactaagtgggaatacactgggtttgttgttgttgttgttgtatgatcaATAGTGTGACGTCATTTGGTGTTGAGTTGTATTAGGATTTGTGTCTGATGAATAGTGTGACCCCTTTTGGtgttgagttgaattatgatctGTGTTTGATGAATAGTCTGGTCACTTTTGcttttgagttaaattatgatTTGTGTATGATGAATAGTGTGACCCCTTTTGGTGTTGAGTTTATGAATTATGTCTGATGGATAGTATGACCCCCTTTTGGTGTTGAGTTAAATTAGGTTTGTGTTAGACAAATATTTTGTCCTCTTTACGGTGATGAGAAGTTGGGAATAATTATGACATTTTTTTGGGGGTAATGAGTTGAATTATGATTGACGAATAGTGTGACCCCATTTGGTGTTGAGTTGTATTATGATTTGTGTTTGATGAATAGTGTGCCCCCTTTTAGtgttgagttgaattatgatttgTGTCTGATGAAATAGTGTGACCCATTTTGGGCgatgagttgaattatgaattgtatATAATGAGTAGTGTGACCCCTTTCAGTGTTGAGTTGAATTGTGGTTTGCTTTTGATGAATGTGTGAACTCTTTTGGTGTTGAGTTGATTTAGGTTGTGTTAGGCAAATATTGTGTGATCTTCCAGACAACGAGTTGAATTAGGGCTCATTATGTAAAATTGATCCTATTTTTTTTGGTAATGAGTTGAATTAGAGTCTGTACGCCTAAATTATCTGAACATTTTTGGTGGGAGTTGAATTATGGCGTGTGATTGATGAGCTGTGTGACCATTCTGGTGATTAGTTGAATTAGCATTTACGTGTTGATGAATTGTGTGACCCTTTTCGATGATTAATTGATTTGGGGTTTGTGAAGAATTTCCCCTTTTTGTGGTAATGATTTGAATTAAGGATTTCTTTTGATGAATTGGTGTCTCGTTTTGCTGATGCGTCCATTAGGTTTGTGTTTGTTGAATTCGGTGTCTTGTCTTGGTGATGAGTTGAATAAGGATTTTGTCATAATGAATTATATGGTCCTTTCTGGGGGGCAGGAAGAATAGAATCTGTGATGATGAATTGATTCGGTTTCTTCCTTAGGCTCAAGGACGAGGAAGGAGAGCCACTGGTTAACTTTGATGAGGATTTCCAATCCGATCAGGAGCAATATGGCAACCTGCTTGATAAtctcgatgatgatgatgcatggaATCAGAGGCAGCGAGGGCGCTCTCCAACTCCCCTGTATAACACATCCGATCACAAATTGAAGCCCAGGAAGCGGTTGATCAAGAAGTCGTCAGTGAGAGAGAGTACACCTGGTTTTGGGATCAGGGATGACGATGCTTATGGTGGTTTCACTGATGATGACATGACCAGGATTGTGGGTGATGAGTCTGATGGCGGTGGTCCTTCACCATCTCCCAGAGGCGGTGGGAAGAGGAAGATGTCTGGGAAGGATAGAAGtggagagaagagaaaagagaaaggTGAAAAGAAGTTTAACCCAAGGAAGAATGGGGGTTACTCCGGGGGAAGTAGGTTGAGGGATCAGGAGATGAAGGACATGTGGGACACCGTTGCCGGTGGTTACTCTGAGGTTATTGGTCCCTTAACTATAGTTGTATCATTTTCTCGATAGATTTGCAACTATTTAacttcttgaaaggaaaaaatatttgggTTCGTAGATCCAAACataaacacaaaggaaaaatGATTGTTGTTTCTGCTTAGAGAACCTGCATAGTTGAATATGAAGATTATTCCATTTGATTTACATGTGTTGCTTCCGAAATTCTGTAGGATGACCGTGAAGGTGGCAAGACAGTGGATGATGATAACTTCATTGATGATAGTGGTTTGGATCCAGCTGACAGGTATGCGAGCGACGATGAACCAAGATCTACAAGCAGAGCTCTACAGGTGAATGTGCTATCCTTAAAGTTGGTTAACTAATGCTTTATTTTAAATGTCCACTTTCCATATCAGTGTTATTGTATTTGAGGCTTGCAAAATTTTTATGTCATCTCTGCTGCTTTGAGACCACTCTTGCTTTTAGTTGGATCACTTTTGAAGCCTAATGTTCTAATTTGATGTTTTCCCACTCTATTAGGCTGAAGGAGAAGAGGACGAGGAAATCAAGCTTCTCTTTAGGGGTggcaagaagagaaagaaaaatgaaaaaagtgcaGCAGAAATTGCATTGCAGGTAGAAAGAGTCATGGCCGATCTTGAAGTTGCCGCTGAAGAAGATGCACTACTGAATAGTCGGTCAAAACCTGCTATAAATAAACTTAAAAAGCTTCCTCAACTTGTAGAAGTTTTATCAAAGTGAGCAACTTCTTCATTTTGCGCTCTGTGGCAGTCACTTAATTTGTCTTATTGGTGTCTCTGAAGTCTTCCCCAGACCCCATTTTTGCGAgaatatactggatatgttgttgttgttggtgtctCTGAAGTCTGGACTATGAGCCATTTGTACATTCCTTTTGTGTTTTCAACTGCAGGAAACAATTTCAGCAAGAATTTTTAGAGCATGGAGTGTTGACACTTTTAAAGATTTGGCTTGAACCCCTTCCAGATGGAAGTTTACCCAATACAAATATCCGTTCTGCAATCCTAAAGATCCTTACCGATGTATGAACGTGGCTATGAGGTTCACGTTTGCTATTTCTGCTTGCATTAATGGGATTATTTTGACAACACTTACTATTGATCCTGCAGTATCCTATTGATCTAGAGCTAATTGATAGAAGAGAGGTGCTGAAAAAGAGTGGTCTTGGAAAGGCAAGTTTGATTGTATATAGAACTGATCATGTGATAATTATCTTTATGCCACAATGGGGGTGATTATCGACTACTGCTTGTATGCCAGGTTATTATGTTTCTGTCGAAGTCAGATGAGGAGATTACACCAAACCGTAAACTTGCTAAGGATTTGGTTGACAAATGGGTAATTTGGAGTTAACTATGTCATACTTCCCTTTTCTCTTCTAAGTACTGGAAATATGAAATGAATTGTGGGTTGGGATTTTACCTTTTCTGTGTATTTTGGAATGCAAATGGCCTTGTTGGCTGCTAAATTGCCGGATTAGTTTTAGAATTATCTCTGTGTCTGAATGATACGATGTAGACATGCAACCTATTCCGGCTTCTGTAAAGCAACGATTCTCTTCAACTTTCACGTCTCTTTTTTTAGCAACAGAGGAAAGGTTGCTACTTTCTGCAGCCTAATAACTTTGGTAGTCTGACCTATTCCATGGTTAAAAGCTGGTAAatgaaatcttttttcttttgtttctaggATAGGTTATGCCGATTTGAAGTGTATTCCTTCTTTACTGCCTTTTTTGGGAGATGTTATACAAGAGTTTCATATCATCATGTCACTGTCATCTCATTGTCTACTCTTACAAGTTTATTTTGGTTCGGATGATGGCTTGTATCTAGACCTATAATCGGTCTGTAGAgttcatttacgtattaaaagtACAGAAGAGGCACGTATCAGCATGTATAAATATTGACAATTGTTTGTGTTTGATCCAGAGTCGACCAATATTCAACAAGAGCACAAGGTTTGATGACATGAGAAACTATGACGATAAAACAGCTGCCCAGTACAGACGGCCATCCATGAAAAGGTATCTAATATCTTCAGTTCTTCGACTCTTCTGCATATTCCATTTTCgctttttttaccaaaaaatataTTCTCTTGCTATCTTGTTATAGGTCTGTCAGTGAAGATTCAGGAATGGAGTCTAGAGACGATGACCTTGACTTGGTTGGATTTGCACAGTAAGTTGCTATGGTATTTTGGATTCGTCACTGTCCCCACTGCATCGTgaattttctcaagatttaacTCGAATGAAATCTGCAGGGGCAAAAAGTCTGGTCAGTCATCTTCCAGGCAGCTTACGACAAGGCCTGAAGCAATGTCAATGGATTTTGTGGTGCGGCCTCAATCCAAGATTGATCCTGAAGAAGTTAGGGCGAGGGCTAACACAATGTTTCTGGACCAGCGCCGACAGAAGGTGTTGTGCCTCTTCCTAatcgaatttaaatttaaattaactcCATTGAGCACAAGCAAGGAGAAATAATCAAAACACGAAATACGTTCTTTTAACAAAGCAAGCTGTTGGGGTAAATGAAAATGCtcaattttgatgttgaattagCGTGTTTCGACCCTTTGGCTTCACAGAACTGATGTAATGCTGGAGTTCTGTGTGGTTACACTACAAATTTGTCCTCCAAACTCTTAGTTTAGGAACCTGTTTTTATCGCATGATATTAACTGATAGTTATCTCCTtcgtaacaacaacaacaacaacatacatccAGTGTAATCCCACCTGTGGGGTCTGGGGGAATAGAGTTTACGAAGACCTTAACCCTACCTTGtagagatagagaggctgtttccgatagaaccTCAGCTTAATAAAGCCTGCCAAACAGTTTGAAAAAGGGTTATAGATTTGGCGTTTCTCCTCCGTGGTGTAGTTATTTTTATCTCTAGGATCTGGATAAGTTTTCAATTCGACTTACATAGTGTTGCTTCTAATCTAACAATGACCTACTGATTCATTGTTGACAGATGAATAAGAAACTGCAGCAACTAAAAGCTCCAAAAAAGAAGGGACTCCAAGCTACCAAACTCAGCGTGGAGGGTCGTGGCATGTTGAAGTACCTGTAATGGCATATGGTTCGCGTACTTACAATAGCACGATGGCTCAATCTCCCACAGTTTTCGTGCATTAGTAAGATGACTGCTTCAACGCTCGCAGTATATGTGAAATGTACCCGTTCTCAGTGATCAGTTTTCTTGTGTTGCGTCCGCGCTAACTTCTAATCTTCCATGCTATTATGCTGGTCAGTGAGAACCAAAAACCAAAAGATAGGAAAGGTAGCTGAGATCATTTTGATTTTCATTCACATTTGCTGATATgattggagtaactggtaaagttgctgccatgtgaccggAAGGTCATAGCCTCATAGGTTCAATCCTTGGAAACAAcctttggcagaaatgcaaggtaagactgcgtacagttgtacatccttgtggtggggcccttccccggaccctacgcatagcgggagctttagtgcaccagactACCTTTTTTATTCACATTTGCAGCAAACTTCTCATGTAATACTTTCGATGTTCACATTAAACCAATGAATACTTGACACATGTCTTCTACATACAGTTTAGTCACTTAACCATAGGTTATATTAACATGTATTCTTATCTTAATCTTTCTCGTAATCATGACAAAGTTATATGGTTTGATTTAAACACGAGGTGTAGTTAAGTTATATGGAGTTGTATTCTTTGGTCGATTGGCTcgaacaaaaattattttgagataatagccataaaattataatttagaaacTAATTTATTTCACTCATCAAGTTTAAAGTATAAATTTATTATGAGATAAATTATATCTTTAACCaaacaaatataaattttgatatattttatctTATGAATTAAACAACCCCTTAAGGGTTTGTTTATTTATGCGATATGAAATTATTGAGATGAAGTTAAAGTTTTGTTGATTTGAATCTTTTTAAGTTGTATTGTttctcataaatataaaattttcattaGTTGAGAAAACTGTCAAAATTTTCtccaatttttatataattttaggaGAATGAGTTATACGCAAACATTACCCTTACTCTGTTTAGAATAACCGTTTTTGAGAGACTCTTGATTTGAGAAAAACACTCGTATGAACAGGGGTGCAAAAATCgaattgataaaaatgttattgatttattgttattggataacgtttttaatgattttataaattttttaatcgggttattagttcagttttgatttttttagtggGTTATTAGGTAAACTGATAATCCAATACGAATGtactaaattactattttaccctACCTATATATAtacaatctatatctatatctataatctataatttataatctatatctatatttataatatattaaaagtgtgaatactcTTAGAatagtgatttaaactttttgcccatCATTAAAACTctccgctttagacaaaattgtcttctCACCTTTTTTCTCcaattaaatttctcaaaattaaaaaaaaaaaaaaaactattcaagtaaaaaaaaatccAGTCTacattttccttttaaaattttgTCCTATATGGTATTTTAGTACTATTAAAACAAGGACTTAATAACTATTCAAGTTAAAATTAATTCAGTCGACATATTCCTTTTAAAATTTGTGTCTTATATGGTATGTTAGTACTATTAAAACAAGGACTCAAAAAGAAATATAACTATTCAAGTTAAAAACAATTCAGTCgacattttctttttaaaatttgtgtCCTATATGATATTTTAGTACTGTTAAAACAAGGACTTAAATTTTCCTTATAATCACAAAATCTCCTccacaaaattatatttttttttacaataaaaaaaCACAATCAGAAAAAACCCTACCAATCCAATAAGATCCAATCAAAAAGTTTATTCGTTTCTAATCGTTTTTTTGGATGTGATATAGTCAATTTATTTTggttataattatttttgttttgttttgaagcATCTGTTTCGACAAACATGTCTTTCcagtgatttgattatttttactattatttgttgATAATAGATTTATGTACAAAGGCAGGAATAAAATGTTTGTGTACATGTATATTGTTGTTGCCACTGATATTAGATTACCACCAGAATATTCTTATCCATGATAAATTCTACCATATGTCTCATGTATTTTCATTATGTCTTTTTTAGACTATTTTTATATTGAGTGAGGAATTTATCGAAAACAACCTATCTACCTCACCGCTGAGTTGAGATAGTGATAAAGTCTTGGTATACTCTATCCTCCTCAAATTCCACTTCATGGGACTACACTGGATATATCGTTGTTGTTGGTAAATTCTACCATACATTATGTTTTATatcatcactattttcttgagtttCAAAAGTTTCATGTGTTCTTTTTGTCCTTTGCAGAAAAAGAACTTAAACATAATCTTATAACGATGTTTTTTGTTTATAATGTTTATAGATGGGGTTATTTGGATGATAGCCCTTCTCGGAGGAGGTAAGGTTCACATATTGATGTCAATATACTATGTTGTTCCCTACACCAAAGTAATATAAATTCTCAACacaaacaatatcataaataatattcCAACCTtccatcattaatttttttcacacAAGTTTATTTTAGTTCCTAAAATATTTGCGTCATGCTATGTTCCAACTCTTACAAGTCTAATTTTAATGTTATGATTATTGTTCTCCAATCATTGGATTTATTGACATTTTTAGGCACATCTTCAGGCCACTTGATGCTGATTTTACTGGTAGTTTTTTATTACAAGACTCAAGGGAATTGTATGTTTAAATTCCATGAATAGAACTTTCAATGCTGACTTTATTCTTgtgaactaattttttttttcactcataTTTCTACTTGTCTTAGGTGGAGACTATTTGCTATGAATTTGACTGTTGGAGTCATTAGTGATGATGATTTAGTGTTTAGATGGAGTACAACATTTAAGAAATTTTAGTAGTATAATTAGTTTTACTATATGTGAaagattattgaatatttatttttgtgtgtgctTGTGTTCTATGCGACTCTCTCTCTTTAAgtttatgtgatattttttgctttttgagAGTCAaggaagataatttttttttatcacaaaTCACAATATTCACATCAAATACTAAATCAATCAAGAGTTTGACATATTATTGAAATCCTAAAGCTACAACAATCTCATACAAGTAAGAATTCCTAGAACTCACTATTATtactaattcaaaaataaaaaaaattgatttcattGTATAGGAAGttactttattttgtttgtttattttttatttatctaatagtttaatttgatggttctttTATGCTATTCGTTTACTCGAATTCTCTTTCGAAAATAGACTCTTTACCTTCTTGAGGTAGGGATAAAGTCTGTAGATTAAGGCTTGCATACATTTTATCATCTGCAGACCTCGCTTACTAGACTACACTCAATttgcttttgttgttttttgtttgctttgaataaaagtatactttttttttttatttaggtaCGTGATTTGCCAAAACATCTATAGAGAGATTGTAAAGTATTTATGATTATGTGAATGTAAAAGAGGCATCAAATTATATACCAGCAGCTTCTATATTCCTTCCTGAAGGACCATGGTAGCAGCAGGTGAGGAAATTATCTCCTTTCTATAGTGTCTTTACCGtgtcacgggtaaagacacttctaTGGTCAAGCCTGTATAACGGGTGACCCTAAAagggaagtcaagcctaatctagcgagtgactcctgggaggtagtcaagccttaatctaacaggtgactcctcagcattcgaggatgttctattatttcattatatttctagatttagtattttagtagacggagttagttgggggattgtcccattaactccttattcagacagtttagaggctttcaggcaaGATGACAGTTGCtttagtatttttgatactttattcagttgtattttagtttttgaaccttatggaaagtttccgcCAGTTGTTTTCCacatttttacagtatattatgcagtgctcagttacaggtaccagaaaaaggttagcttgtggtccttcaggatcataaaCACTGTGTAGCGTCTGGGGTTCAGAATCTGGGGCGTTACATTTAATCAATCAACAAAATGTTAGATGGTGCATCAAAGTGTTAGGCGCAAGGTCAAGAGATTTAACCTCATTCAGGAGATTCAAGGAACTATAAAAACTTTGAGAAAGTGAACGTTGTTACCTAGCAACATCCAACAAAAAGCTTCATGACTTTTGGGTTTGGATATTTGAAAAAGAGATGCATAAATGTCCAAATGTGGAGGTGTGAAAGATTAGTTATGAATGCTTTAGGAGAAGTGGAGGTAcaccgaagaaatattgaagagagatgattaaaaaaagatatgatgTAATTACAATTTACTGAGGACTAGGGAATATTGAAACATTTTTTCTTGAGACTGAGGGTCCATCGAGAACATCTCTACTTGAGGTAGAGATAAGGCCTGCATACATGctaaatatattattgttgtactAAGACGTCATCCTACACcagaataataaaatcataaaaaagtaGTTCTATTGGTACCTACAGCTTGAAAGCCTAAGTTTAATTgtagtagttttaattttaaatatcttaaATCACAAATTATACTCAAAAAATGTGAAATTCATATACTAATTCCGAGAGAATCAATGCCTTTTTATGTGATAAATTATGTTTGGTATactgaactaaaaaaaatattgaaaattttgttgGATCGATTTAAATTTAGTTATGAATGTAAAACTAATAATATtgttaaaacaaataaaattattttatactttttacgTCGAGAACTTGTGATAAGTAAAACAGAAATATTACGTTTTCTATCGATAAAaatgatttcactatttttttctaatatttaagatttaaaaattaattaaatatatttatggtaaaatctttttttattgaaAGTCATCAGAATTAACGACAACTAACACTTTTTTCATTAGTCTAAGAATtgtaaatcaactaaatttgattttaagaaaatttgaaaaatctagaaataaatgtaaaagcgttagaataaaaaaaatttaagaagtaccaaatttttacaagttttaagtaagtaataagaatgtaatccaTTATTTTGTaaggatttgactttaaaaataagaaaagattttaaatatatatatataaaaaataatcataccacaaatatgatttaaattgatgcGTCTATCTTAGCCTATAACAgtaagggaaagaggtactacaTGCCAAACGTAAAAGTGATGATCTATCAACCAcgtgaaacttctggtggtaaagtatatgtgcttacactaaaatatatgtttatgttttatattattatattaaagtgtaaaaaatctttgaaaagtgatttgaactttttacattttattaaaaatctccacaatatacaaatatgtgttttttcttttagctgaaacttttaactaaaaaaaataaaatgaatcatTTGATATTGCTAAGGAATGAAGTGGATTAGATGATCATAATCAATTGTTATATGTCTTAAAAATCAAAGGTTATGTTTCTAATTAGGCGGGCCttctaattataattcatagAAATTGTATGTGACACAAAAATAATGATATGTATGTTCTTATTTGCTTTGAACCTAAAGTTCTTACTTCTTCTTCTCCCTCTATGAATTACGgacagaagaagaaaaaataattttaaagaaaaaataggcaaAGAAAAGACTACTACCATTGTCATATTAAAAGAATCCACGCTTACAAATTGATCATTTTTGTTTCTGCGAATTTCTTAACTCTGTTTTCTAAGTAGTTGTCGAATTTAAGTTTGATTTATGTTCAACATAacaacatgttttatgcttgacATTTAAATTATTCGTGAtacttaataaaaattatatttattttattttttaaaattatttaatacaataTTCAAGTTAGTCCTTATTGAtttaagtaataacataattgGACTTCAATGAATAGTAAATTTATATCTATCTCtactattttaaaagtgtgaagtgtcttgaaaatattgtttgaattttttgtccttcattaaagtCGTTGATTTAGACAAAATCgccttttcactttttttctaatatttaagaattgaaaataaatatttatagtaaaatattTCCTGATTAGAAATCattaaaattaatgacaactaatacttttttcattagttttagaattctaaatcaactttaactaatttttagaagatttgaaaatctagaaataaatatgaaagcgttagaataagaaaaatataagaagtaccaaaattttaaaaaatctaagtaagtaatcaaagattttctaaagatttaactttaagaataaaaaaaaaatttaaatatagaaaaaataaaaaaataaccgtACAATAATCATAGGTCAAATCTATGCGTTTTTCTTAGCCTCTAACAGCAAGGAAAAAAGGTACTGCATGACATACGCAAAGGTcggatccattaaccacttgaaacttctagtGGTAAACTATATATGTGCTTATAATAAAATGTGTTatctttacattattttattaaaatgtaAAGGatatttgagaagtgatttgaactttttgcacttcattaaaaatcttcgcgATAGATAAAatctttcaattttaaataatcaatatatatatatatatatatgtatgtatgtatgtatgtatgtatatattacttctaatatatttctctaatttctcttttaatttctATAAACCTATTCAATTTCCTTAAAACCTACAAACTGATAAAGCTAAGCCTTTTCAATTTCCTCTTGGGTAAATCGACGACAAGGGTTTGCAATGACGACAACTGCATAATTTGTGTACAAGATGATAGActtcttattttatgaaatttagcaCTGT is a genomic window containing:
- the LOC107857386 gene encoding protein IWS1 homolog 1-like, with product MSNDNDTLKDEEGEPLVNFDEDFQSDQEQYGNLLDNLDDDDAWNQRQRGRSPTPLYNTSDHKLKPRKRLIKKSSVRESTPGFGIRDDDAYGGFTDDDMTRIVGDESDGGGPSPSPRGGGKRKMSGKDRSGEKRKEKGEKKFNPRKNGGYSGGSRLRDQEMKDMWDTVAGGYSEDDREGGKTVDDDNFIDDSGLDPADRYASDDEPRSTSRALQAEGEEDEEIKLLFRGGKKRKKNEKSAAEIALQVERVMADLEVAAEEDALLNSRSKPAINKLKKLPQLVEVLSKKQFQQEFLEHGVLTLLKIWLEPLPDGSLPNTNIRSAILKILTDYPIDLELIDRREVLKKSGLGKVIMFLSKSDEEITPNRKLAKDLVDKWSRPIFNKSTRFDDMRNYDDKTAAQYRRPSMKRSVSEDSGMESRDDDLDLVGFAQGKKSGQSSSRQLTTRPEAMSMDFVVRPQSKIDPEEVRARANTMFLDQRRQKMNKKLQQLKAPKKKGLQATKLSVEGRGMLKYL